A genomic stretch from Chitinophaga agri includes:
- a CDS encoding DUF1573 domain-containing protein, whose protein sequence is MLTNRRNPYALLLALLSIVAGLSGCYNVDTTRGEPFDIDPVATVRNSEGVMQLLSECIASDSTFVLRIKNDYPVKGRSIQLLKIREITDNYPPTNDIIILADELPENAKNQNLYYLAKKMRVFKIADSLLPETIEERECAYVFYLDKKLHASNVYLPDSMDGDKTYNYFKRLAIAMNREPTHIPRPFYRGKGTTIGRSRSSTLSFSSSSFSSGTSIYQQGQSVNVGSRRVNKGYYEDFYFKNTGSDPVTIYDVKNSWNRLGCKVEVPNEVIMPGSEGRIRVYYKLNGSGSFNNEVKVYTNQNGSYQTLNISGTATR, encoded by the coding sequence GTGTTAACGAATCGACGTAACCCTTATGCCTTATTATTAGCGTTACTAAGTATTGTGGCCGGCTTATCTGGCTGCTACAATGTAGATACAACCCGGGGCGAGCCCTTTGATATTGATCCGGTTGCGACTGTTAGGAACAGCGAAGGGGTGATGCAACTATTATCGGAGTGTATAGCATCAGACAGCACATTCGTATTAAGGATCAAAAATGATTATCCTGTGAAAGGGAGAAGTATCCAGCTATTGAAGATCCGTGAAATTACAGATAACTATCCTCCGACAAACGATATCATTATTCTCGCTGATGAGCTGCCTGAGAATGCCAAAAATCAAAATTTGTATTATCTCGCCAAGAAAATGAGAGTTTTTAAAATTGCGGATAGCCTTTTGCCGGAGACGATTGAAGAACGTGAGTGTGCCTATGTTTTCTATCTTGACAAAAAGCTGCATGCCAGTAATGTTTATTTACCGGACTCTATGGATGGCGATAAAACATATAATTACTTCAAGCGCCTGGCAATTGCGATGAACCGTGAGCCAACACATATTCCGCGGCCGTTTTACAGAGGTAAAGGTACTACCATTGGAAGAAGCAGGTCATCTACATTGTCATTTTCATCTTCCTCTTTTTCTTCGGGAACAAGTATCTATCAACAGGGACAATCCGTTAATGTAGGCAGCAGGCGCGTGAATAAGGGTTATTATGAGGACTTTTATTTCAAAAATACCGGCAGCGACCCTGTGACGATCTATGATGTGAAGAATAGCTGGAACCGCCTTGGTTGCAAGGTTGAAGTACCCAATGAGGTCATCATGCCTGGATCGGAGGGAAGGATAAGGGTATACTATAAATTGAACGGAAGTGGGTCTTTTAATAACGAGGTAAAGGTGTATACGAATCAGAACGGCAGTTATCAAACGTTGAATATATCCGGAACGGCAACAAGATAG
- a CDS encoding alpha/beta hydrolase-fold protein: MKRLILAIATLCMPHMTGHAQTPVNHAPQGFDVLRNDITHGKIDTIVYASKTVGTRRKAVVYTPPGYSKKTRYPVLYLLHGIGGDEKEWLRGGTPQVILDNLYADGKLAPMIVVMPNGRAMKDDRATGNIMAPDKIQAFATFEQDLLQDLIPFIEKQFPVFTDREHRAIAGLSMGGGQSLNFGLGNPDKFAWVGGFSSAPNTRKPELLVPDPETAKKQLRLLWISCGDNDNLISFSKRTHDYLYENKVPHVYYIEPGGHDFNVWKNGLYMFSQLLFKPVDPAAFAKYTVLGTPAATNVRNAAYPQILPDNRVVFRLKAPQAQRVQIDLVKKYDLVKDTAGYWTGTTDSVGEGFHYYSLLIDGVAVADPASETFFGMGRMAAGIEIPFADGSFYATKDVPHGDVRIKRYFSSVTNSWRRCLVYTPPGYDSATDQQYPVLYLLHGGGEDERGWSAQGKTDLIIDNLIAAGQAKPMLIVMMDGNVSTGSFNEQSLRNFENELMRVVVPYIEKNFRVAATPGNRALAGLSMGGIQTLYAGINNTDQFAYLGVFSSGWFGGKQPAAEQQYAFMKQSADKINGNLKQFWIAMGGKEDIAYNNCQNMLARFDEMKIKYSYSEYPGGHTWPVWRNNLYKFAQLLFK, translated from the coding sequence ATGAAAAGGCTGATCCTTGCCATTGCCACGTTATGTATGCCACATATGACCGGGCATGCCCAGACACCTGTTAACCATGCACCTCAGGGTTTTGACGTATTGCGCAATGATATTACCCACGGAAAGATTGACACCATCGTGTACGCTTCCAAAACTGTTGGTACCAGGCGTAAAGCTGTGGTATACACACCCCCTGGTTATTCAAAGAAAACCAGATATCCTGTTTTGTATCTCCTGCATGGTATTGGTGGAGATGAAAAAGAGTGGCTACGTGGTGGCACTCCCCAGGTGATCCTGGATAACCTGTATGCTGACGGCAAATTAGCACCCATGATCGTCGTTATGCCCAATGGAAGAGCGATGAAAGACGACCGGGCGACAGGAAATATTATGGCGCCTGATAAAATCCAGGCGTTCGCTACTTTTGAACAGGACTTACTGCAGGACCTTATTCCTTTTATTGAAAAGCAATTCCCCGTGTTTACTGACAGAGAGCATCGTGCCATTGCCGGTTTATCTATGGGCGGCGGCCAATCGCTTAACTTTGGATTGGGTAATCCTGACAAATTTGCCTGGGTAGGTGGTTTTTCGTCGGCGCCGAACACCCGTAAGCCCGAATTGCTGGTGCCGGATCCTGAAACGGCCAAAAAGCAGCTCAGATTACTTTGGATCTCCTGCGGTGATAATGATAATCTGATCAGCTTCAGTAAACGTACACATGACTACCTGTATGAAAACAAGGTGCCACATGTTTACTATATAGAGCCGGGTGGACATGACTTCAACGTCTGGAAAAACGGTCTCTACATGTTCTCTCAGTTGCTCTTCAAACCTGTTGATCCGGCTGCTTTTGCGAAATATACCGTCCTCGGTACTCCCGCCGCCACCAATGTACGCAATGCCGCGTATCCCCAGATACTTCCCGATAACCGCGTCGTATTCCGTTTGAAAGCGCCACAGGCACAAAGGGTGCAGATTGATCTTGTTAAAAAATATGACCTGGTAAAGGACACTGCCGGATATTGGACTGGCACGACCGACTCTGTTGGCGAAGGCTTTCATTATTATTCGCTCCTGATAGACGGTGTCGCCGTAGCTGATCCGGCCAGCGAAACTTTTTTCGGCATGGGCCGTATGGCCGCCGGCATTGAAATCCCTTTTGCAGATGGCTCATTTTATGCCACCAAAGATGTACCTCATGGTGATGTACGCATTAAACGTTACTTCTCCTCTGTCACTAACTCCTGGCGTCGTTGTCTGGTATACACGCCTCCTGGCTATGACAGTGCAACAGATCAGCAATATCCTGTGCTGTACCTGTTACATGGTGGCGGCGAAGACGAACGGGGATGGAGTGCACAGGGTAAGACCGACCTGATTATCGACAATCTCATTGCTGCCGGACAAGCTAAACCAATGCTGATAGTGATGATGGATGGTAATGTCTCGACAGGAAGCTTTAATGAGCAATCATTGCGGAATTTTGAGAACGAACTAATGCGCGTCGTCGTCCCTTATATTGAAAAGAATTTCCGTGTGGCAGCAACCCCTGGAAACCGGGCACTGGCCGGCCTGTCCATGGGTGGTATACAAACCCTTTATGCAGGTATTAATAACACGGACCAATTCGCCTATCTGGGTGTGTTCAGTTCTGGTTGGTTTGGTGGCAAACAGCCGGCTGCAGAACAACAATATGCTTTCATGAAGCAGTCAGCAGATAAAATAAATGGTAATCTGAAACAATTCTGGATCGCTATGGGCGGCAAAGAAGACATCGCCTATAACAACTGTCAGAATATGCTGGCCAGGTTTGATGAAATGAAGATTAAGTATAGCTACAGTGAATACCCTGGCGGCCACACATGGCCTGTCTGGCGTAACAACCTTTACAAGTTTGCACAGCTATTATTCAAATAA
- a CDS encoding RNA polymerase sigma-70 factor: MRRDLDIVTCQNSDEELLQQLQLNHNAVAFSILYERYWEKLVTIAYIRLKSSMDAQEVVQDLFLDLWKRSENIQLKYSFNTYICGALKYKIITFLARRKNEAERQSRLELPEIDRSTEQWLSYQQLRDELESSIQSLPEKCRLVFKLSREKGLTEREIAATLNISMKTVESHMSKALRTLRASLRYLHIFF; the protein is encoded by the coding sequence ATGCGAAGGGACTTAGATATCGTTACATGCCAGAACAGTGATGAGGAACTGTTGCAGCAATTGCAACTGAATCATAATGCTGTTGCATTCAGTATCCTTTATGAGCGTTACTGGGAGAAACTGGTCACTATCGCCTATATTCGTCTTAAATCTTCAATGGATGCACAGGAGGTCGTACAGGATCTGTTCCTGGATCTCTGGAAGAGATCTGAAAATATTCAGCTAAAGTATTCGTTTAATACATATATATGTGGTGCCCTCAAGTATAAGATCATTACTTTCCTTGCAAGGCGTAAAAATGAAGCCGAGCGGCAATCAAGGCTGGAACTTCCGGAGATTGATCGCAGTACGGAGCAATGGCTTAGTTACCAGCAACTGAGAGACGAACTGGAAAGCTCGATACAATCCCTGCCTGAGAAATGCCGGCTCGTGTTTAAGCTGAGCCGGGAAAAGGGATTAACTGAAAGAGAAATAGCGGCAACGCTTAATATATCTATGAAGACCGTTGAATCCCACATGAGTAAAGCGCTAAGGACCCTGCGCGCATCCCTCAGATATCTCCACATTTTTTTCTGA
- a CDS encoding FecR family protein, translating into MPDLTPEQISLLADKLLKGTISEEEKVLFENWYNTFPEEDVRWNDESVHAAAELKRRIYRRVKGDSIITGKWYWAAAVITLLIAGGAYYHYNTQKGREQLLAKSGSVSGGTIVPGTNKATLVMANGNTITLNDEENGVLAQQGNTKIIKLNSGQLAFQQGQGKDAGSVASLNTLSTPRGGQYQITLPDGTTVWLNAASKLVFPTAFTGKDRVVKLTGEAYFEVAANEHQPFIVVANEMEVSVLGTHFNVKAYGDESFAKTTLLEGKVKVAVNNKDVLLKPGQQAKMNNAGAMNVIAVNVDDVVAWKNGTFSFDDVTIAEVLQQLARWYDVEIVYPDGVPNGLFRGEIDKKSDIATVLKILEVSGVKFTVEGHKILVRP; encoded by the coding sequence ATGCCTGATCTGACTCCTGAACAAATATCCCTCCTGGCGGACAAATTACTGAAAGGCACTATTAGTGAAGAGGAGAAAGTATTGTTTGAAAACTGGTATAATACGTTTCCGGAAGAAGACGTCCGGTGGAATGATGAAAGTGTGCATGCTGCCGCTGAACTGAAGCGCAGGATCTACCGTCGTGTCAAGGGAGATAGCATCATTACAGGGAAGTGGTATTGGGCGGCGGCTGTTATTACCTTATTGATTGCCGGAGGGGCGTATTATCATTATAACACACAGAAGGGCAGGGAACAGTTACTGGCAAAATCAGGATCTGTATCCGGCGGGACTATTGTGCCAGGAACCAATAAGGCTACGTTAGTGATGGCGAATGGTAATACCATTACTCTTAATGATGAAGAAAACGGGGTATTAGCACAGCAGGGAAATACAAAAATTATCAAACTGAATAGTGGACAACTGGCGTTTCAGCAGGGACAAGGTAAGGATGCTGGTAGCGTGGCATCCTTGAATACGCTTTCCACACCACGTGGTGGCCAGTATCAGATCACGCTTCCGGATGGAACGACGGTATGGCTGAATGCGGCCAGCAAGCTGGTTTTCCCCACTGCGTTTACCGGAAAGGACCGGGTGGTAAAACTGACCGGAGAGGCTTATTTCGAAGTAGCCGCTAATGAACATCAGCCTTTTATTGTTGTGGCCAATGAGATGGAAGTAAGCGTTTTGGGCACGCATTTTAATGTGAAAGCATATGGCGACGAGTCTTTTGCCAAAACTACACTATTGGAGGGGAAGGTGAAAGTTGCCGTTAACAATAAGGATGTATTACTCAAACCCGGCCAGCAGGCGAAAATGAATAATGCCGGAGCAATGAATGTAATAGCAGTGAATGTAGACGATGTCGTGGCCTGGAAGAATGGAACATTCAGCTTTGATGATGTAACTATTGCAGAAGTGCTGCAACAGCTCGCCCGCTGGTATGATGTGGAGATCGTTTATCCTGATGGCGTGCCAAACGGGCTTTTCCGTGGTGAAATAGATAAAAAGTCAGATATAGCTACTGTGCTGAAAATATTAGAGGTAAGCGGTGTAAAGTTTACTGTAGAAGGCCACAAGATACTGGTGCGGCCGTAG
- a CDS encoding SusC/RagA family TonB-linked outer membrane protein, whose product MKMIVLLLTIACLQVNATGYAQKLSLSLKDRPLEDVLREIKVKTGYKFFYKLDMLDNAKRVTIRIDNADLSNVLDIIFKEQPFTYQIVDKTIIIKPRLHTLLPEGEVRPDMTITGKVTDDKGSPLPGVSVQVKGTSKGTQTNSLGEYQLTGIDPDAILVFSYLGYQVQEMPVKSRSNITVALVSSSIGLGDVVVVGYGKQSRKNLISAVNTVKAEELNKGAITDVGQLLQGKVPGLNISASGDPNAVATVVLRGASTLNSSQGPFYVIDGVPGVDISAIAPDDIASIDVLKDAAATAIYGNRAANGVIMVTTKKGRKGESRVSYNGYVGLEKVSNKLDMMDAAELREFLSRNGQSFAPTDDKNANTDWQSAIQRKQAVSHSHNISFSGGGDHGTYAASLSYIKKEGILLNSDLERVVARLSAEQYALNDKVKFALNVTNSNSSANDIPYRNVVLLQSALHLPVSPVKNPDGSYFENFNTQGYYNPVAMIDNSQMNTKYNNLVGSFNTQVKLPFGFVYDLNLSYIGFTSTHGEYYNKYFTTNYNSMYDNPNPGLGFHSQQTFGANGQATRSVYQNTSKILETFLTWNRTFGLHNISAVLGYSWQNNKIGEGFQVTTSNFPVDNIGYSNLALSNPYAISGFQIGLGTDGVFQENRLISNFARLNYGFNDKYLLQASLRRDGSSVFGANHQWGYFPSVGLAWRISQEQFMKHQSAFTDLKLRASYGITGNASGFNAFTARFISGTQGIFYYNGAAVSASGPIQAANPDLKWEKTSTANIGVDFAILKGKLSGSIDLYDKKTTGMIYSYRVDPILVPTGTIVANGGSMSNRGIELSLNAAIVENKTFGWNTGINFAHNRNEITSLTNPLFSGGDSILLAFPEGAGQSSHSLEILKQGKPLGQFFSPIYAGKDANGVSQFVAADGKPTTTPIIGADYHYIGNSQPKLLMGWSNSFRYKNFDLNIFLRGVFGNKIFNATRADLFRPNTAQYTNILKEAANESVADYNAYLYSTRFVESGTYVRFDNATLAYNFRNLHPYIKSIRLYVTANNLFVITGYKGVDPEVNQGGIAPGVDYNNFYPKTRTFMLGVNVSF is encoded by the coding sequence ATGAAAATGATTGTCTTGTTGCTAACAATAGCCTGTTTGCAGGTGAATGCTACGGGATATGCGCAAAAACTAAGTTTGTCGCTAAAGGACAGGCCGCTGGAAGATGTCCTGCGCGAAATTAAAGTGAAGACGGGTTATAAGTTCTTCTACAAACTGGACATGCTGGACAATGCTAAGAGAGTAACCATCCGCATAGACAATGCAGACCTGTCCAATGTGCTGGATATCATCTTTAAGGAACAACCATTTACCTACCAGATCGTAGATAAGACCATCATTATCAAACCCAGGTTACATACCTTGTTACCCGAAGGGGAGGTCCGTCCGGACATGACTATAACTGGTAAGGTCACCGATGATAAGGGTAGTCCTTTGCCGGGTGTATCTGTTCAGGTGAAGGGTACATCTAAAGGTACGCAGACCAATTCCCTGGGTGAATACCAGTTAACCGGAATAGATCCGGATGCCATACTGGTATTCAGTTATCTCGGCTACCAGGTACAGGAGATGCCGGTTAAGAGCCGTAGCAATATCACAGTTGCACTGGTCTCTTCCTCGATCGGTCTGGGTGATGTTGTCGTAGTAGGGTATGGTAAACAATCCAGAAAGAACCTGATCAGTGCTGTGAACACGGTGAAGGCCGAAGAACTGAATAAGGGGGCGATTACGGACGTTGGACAACTTTTACAGGGTAAAGTGCCCGGATTAAACATATCTGCCAGTGGAGACCCTAATGCGGTGGCTACAGTGGTATTGCGCGGAGCGTCTACACTGAACAGTTCCCAGGGGCCGTTTTATGTGATCGATGGTGTGCCAGGGGTCGACATATCCGCTATTGCGCCTGATGATATTGCTTCCATCGATGTATTGAAAGATGCGGCAGCTACAGCAATATATGGTAACCGGGCTGCCAATGGCGTAATCATGGTCACCACTAAAAAAGGCAGGAAGGGCGAGTCCCGCGTGTCTTATAATGGCTACGTAGGACTGGAAAAGGTGTCAAATAAGCTGGATATGATGGATGCTGCTGAGCTGAGAGAATTCCTGAGCAGAAATGGTCAGTCTTTCGCTCCTACAGATGATAAGAATGCCAATACGGACTGGCAGAGCGCGATCCAGCGTAAGCAGGCCGTCTCTCATAGTCATAATATATCTTTCAGTGGTGGCGGAGATCACGGTACGTATGCCGCCAGTCTGAGTTACATAAAAAAAGAAGGAATTCTGCTGAACAGTGATCTTGAACGAGTGGTAGCACGTTTAAGTGCGGAACAATATGCCCTGAATGACAAGGTGAAATTTGCACTGAATGTGACAAATTCAAACAGTAGCGCGAATGACATTCCCTACCGTAACGTAGTATTGCTTCAGTCCGCCCTGCATCTGCCGGTATCGCCTGTGAAAAATCCGGATGGCAGCTACTTTGAAAACTTCAATACACAAGGGTATTACAATCCGGTAGCGATGATCGATAATAGCCAGATGAATACTAAATACAATAACCTTGTAGGAAGTTTTAATACCCAGGTCAAACTGCCTTTCGGGTTTGTCTATGACCTTAACCTGTCTTATATCGGCTTTACTTCAACACATGGAGAGTACTATAATAAATACTTTACCACTAACTATAACAGCATGTACGATAATCCTAATCCCGGATTAGGATTTCACAGTCAGCAAACCTTCGGAGCGAACGGACAGGCGACCAGGAGTGTATACCAGAATACCAGCAAGATCCTTGAAACATTCCTGACCTGGAACCGGACATTTGGTTTGCACAATATCAGTGCGGTATTAGGCTATTCATGGCAGAATAACAAGATAGGGGAGGGCTTTCAGGTAACGACCAGTAATTTCCCGGTTGATAATATCGGGTATTCCAATCTGGCACTGAGTAACCCATATGCTATATCCGGTTTTCAGATTGGACTGGGCACTGACGGTGTATTTCAGGAGAACCGGCTGATATCTAATTTTGCGCGTCTGAATTATGGATTTAATGATAAATACCTGTTGCAGGCTTCGTTAAGAAGAGATGGCAGCTCCGTGTTCGGAGCGAACCATCAATGGGGATATTTCCCTTCTGTCGGACTGGCATGGAGGATCAGCCAGGAGCAGTTCATGAAGCATCAGTCAGCATTTACTGATCTGAAACTGCGAGCGAGTTATGGTATAACAGGTAATGCTTCAGGTTTTAATGCCTTTACCGCAAGGTTTATCTCCGGTACACAGGGAATCTTCTATTATAACGGAGCTGCTGTATCTGCAAGTGGGCCAATTCAGGCAGCTAACCCTGATCTGAAATGGGAGAAAACAAGTACAGCCAATATAGGAGTGGATTTCGCCATTCTCAAAGGGAAACTGAGTGGTTCGATCGATCTGTATGATAAGAAAACCACCGGTATGATCTATTCTTACAGGGTCGATCCGATCCTGGTACCTACCGGTACTATTGTGGCCAATGGTGGCAGTATGAGCAACAGAGGTATAGAATTGAGCCTGAATGCGGCCATAGTAGAGAACAAGACCTTTGGCTGGAACACTGGTATTAACTTCGCGCATAACAGGAATGAGATCACCAGTCTGACCAATCCGCTTTTCTCCGGCGGAGACTCTATACTGCTTGCCTTTCCTGAGGGTGCCGGCCAGTCCAGCCACTCCCTGGAAATACTGAAACAGGGTAAGCCACTGGGACAATTCTTTTCACCAATATATGCAGGCAAAGATGCCAATGGCGTGTCACAGTTCGTAGCGGCAGATGGAAAGCCCACTACTACACCTATTATAGGCGCGGATTATCATTATATCGGTAACTCTCAGCCCAAATTATTAATGGGCTGGTCAAACAGCTTTCGTTATAAGAACTTCGACCTCAATATTTTCCTGAGAGGTGTGTTTGGGAATAAAATCTTCAATGCAACGAGGGCTGATCTTTTCCGGCCGAACACTGCCCAGTATACCAATATCCTGAAAGAGGCGGCTAATGAAAGTGTGGCGGATTATAACGCTTACCTGTATTCTACCCGTTTCGTGGAAAGCGGTACTTACGTGAGATTCGACAATGCCACCCTGGCGTATAACTTCAGGAACCTGCATCCTTACATTAAAAGTATAAGACTATATGTGACGGCTAACAATCTTTTTGTTATTACCGGTTACAAGGGTGTGGATCCTGAAGTCAATCAGGGTGGTATAGCACCTGGTGTGGATTACAATAACTTTTATCCTAAGACGAGGACTTTTATGTTGGGTGTTAACGTGTCATTCTAA
- a CDS encoding RagB/SusD family nutrient uptake outer membrane protein, producing MKKLISYIFISFLLCVFSACYKLEVPITSALTPDVFPTDSTQFIAASGPAYVALRGNIGVEYFFMQTLTTDEGIFPARGGNWFNGAEFQQYHYHTWTKDHAGVNGNWVWFSTIIGTVNQSLAILGQNIPEGSSKKTTLAELRMVRAIAYYLMMDNYGNVPIDTVSGDFSAKPNVPRAQVFTFVENEIKSCLPDLSAVSGVSTYGRANKWTAYALLAKLYLNAEIYTGTQRNDDCIAACDNVIKSGLYSLEPANTYLQMFYPDNGPQMKEFIFAIPFDPAWSNTFPFRSQNLHARYDVPRGLAATKFKLPFTPDGAISTLPSFYANFDDPNDVRNRQWLTGPQFLADGVTPATVTTTKKGYDQFYTGADGAAPYTYQIDIKPEVVLRQDVNSFDAGNDEIAWNMGYRNIKFYPDATSLNRNQKNDIPLLRYSDVLLMKAEAILRGGSATMGQTALSLVNELRSQRTTSAALTAITLEGIYAERCRELVWESWHRNDMIRFGKYESKWGFKTDADVNRRIFPIPTSALQLNPALKQNPGY from the coding sequence ATGAAAAAGTTAATCAGCTATATATTCATTTCCTTTTTGTTGTGTGTTTTCAGTGCATGTTACAAACTGGAAGTTCCTATTACATCCGCACTTACACCAGACGTTTTTCCTACAGACAGTACACAGTTTATCGCGGCATCAGGCCCCGCGTATGTTGCTTTACGGGGAAATATCGGTGTGGAATATTTTTTTATGCAAACATTGACAACAGATGAGGGGATCTTTCCTGCAAGAGGTGGTAACTGGTTCAACGGAGCGGAGTTTCAGCAATATCATTATCACACATGGACGAAAGATCATGCGGGTGTCAACGGCAACTGGGTATGGTTCTCCACTATTATTGGTACTGTGAACCAGTCTTTGGCTATCCTTGGACAAAATATACCGGAAGGTTCCAGTAAGAAGACTACGCTGGCAGAACTGCGGATGGTGCGTGCAATCGCCTATTATCTTATGATGGATAATTACGGTAATGTACCCATTGATACAGTAAGCGGAGATTTTTCGGCAAAGCCCAATGTTCCCCGGGCACAGGTTTTTACTTTTGTAGAAAATGAAATTAAGTCCTGTCTGCCTGATCTGAGTGCGGTCAGTGGCGTATCAACTTATGGAAGGGCCAACAAATGGACGGCATATGCCTTATTGGCGAAGCTTTACCTGAATGCGGAGATATATACCGGTACGCAGCGAAATGATGATTGCATTGCAGCCTGCGATAATGTGATAAAGTCGGGTCTATATTCACTGGAGCCAGCCAATACCTATCTGCAGATGTTCTATCCTGATAACGGTCCGCAGATGAAGGAGTTTATTTTTGCGATACCCTTTGATCCTGCGTGGTCAAATACTTTCCCATTCAGATCGCAGAACCTGCATGCACGTTACGATGTACCGCGTGGACTGGCAGCTACTAAATTTAAACTGCCGTTTACACCAGATGGCGCCATCAGCACACTGCCTTCATTCTATGCTAACTTCGATGATCCGAATGATGTGCGCAACCGTCAGTGGCTGACCGGACCCCAGTTCCTGGCCGATGGGGTTACGCCGGCTACTGTTACTACAACGAAAAAGGGATATGATCAGTTCTATACAGGTGCAGATGGCGCGGCTCCCTATACTTATCAGATAGATATCAAACCTGAAGTGGTGTTAAGACAGGATGTCAATTCATTTGATGCCGGTAATGATGAAATAGCGTGGAATATGGGATACCGGAATATCAAGTTCTATCCGGATGCAACATCGCTGAACAGGAACCAGAAGAATGATATTCCGTTGTTGCGTTACTCCGATGTACTGTTGATGAAGGCGGAGGCTATTTTACGCGGCGGCAGTGCTACGATGGGGCAGACAGCGCTTTCGCTGGTGAACGAGTTAAGGTCACAGCGCACGACATCTGCTGCACTTACTGCGATCACACTGGAAGGAATATATGCGGAAAGGTGCAGGGAGCTGGTATGGGAATCCTGGCATAGGAATGATATGATCCGCTTTGGTAAATATGAAAGCAAGTGGGGATTCAAGACAGATGCTGATGTGAATCGTCGTATTTTCCCTATTCCTACATCTGCGTTGCAGCTTAATCCGGCACTGAAGCAAAATCCAGGGTACTAG